A genomic region of Anopheles coustani chromosome 3, idAnoCousDA_361_x.2, whole genome shotgun sequence contains the following coding sequences:
- the LOC131261359 gene encoding cathepsin O-like: MTEVIEMLMIILIVTLCFLMIPFSRKPSEVLEARRKFDIFVRLYEKPYRYDVREYDYRFQIFRTSLGKIRLLNERAQLVNDSALYGVTQYADLSDREFIGQHLADLLREGEPGAGGTTRSYQKYVIDSRSAEMKNDIIFSRAKRDLKLPSNLPLTVDWRNQGVITPVKNQGSCGACWAISVVDTIAALAAIKRTDRKLTDLCHERVVECAANGNAGCDGGDTCRLLQWLADENFRIGSAEMCPERNMATVPSTSNCTSTPPPAFAAGTNPSHVKQFTCQRYENEEHLMLHHLATKGPIVAAVNAISWKYYLGGVIQYHCESGYELLNHAVAIVGYELNATVPHYIVKNSWGARFGDHGYVKIAIGKNLCGIANRVSFIELA, from the exons ATGACGGAAGTGATCGAGATGCTTATGATCATCCTGATCGTGACGCTCTGCTTCCTGATGATCCCGTTCAGCAGGAAACCGAGTGAGGTGCTCGAGGCGCGCCGCAAGTTCGACATCTTTGTGCGGCTGTACGAGAAGCCTTATCGGTACGATGTGCGCGAGTACGACTACCGCTTCCAGATATTCCGGACGTCGCTCGGCAAGATTCGGCTGCTGAACGAGCGGGCCCAGCTGGTGAACGACAGCGCTCTCTACGGCGTCACGCAGTATGCGGACCTGTCCGATCGGGAGTTTATTGGGCAGCATCTGGCCGACCTGCTGCGAGAGGGGGAGCCCGGAGCTGGCGGAACCACCCGGAGCTACCAGAAGTACGTGATCGATTCGCGCAGCGCCGAGATGAAGAACGACATTATCTTCTCGCGAGCGAAGCGCGATCTCAAGCTGCCCTCCAACCTGCCACTCACCGTCGATTG GCGCAATCAGGGAGTCATCACACCGGTCAAGAACCAGGGAAGCTGCGGCGCTTGCTGGGCAATCAGCGTAGTGGACACGATCGCGGCCCTGGCGGCCATCAAACGGACCGACCGCAAGCTGACCGACCTCTGTCACGAGCGGGTGGTGGAGTGTGCGGCCAACGGAAATGCCGGATGTGACGGTGGCGACACCTGCCGGTTGCTGCAGTGGCTCGCGGATGAAAACTTCCGGATAGGATCGGCCGAAATGTGCCCCGAGCGGAACATGGCCACCGTCCCATCTACCAGCAACTGTACGTCCACTCCTCCGCCGGCGTTTGCTGCGGGtacgaatccttcccacgtgaAACAGTTCACCTGTCAACG GTACGAAAACGAGGAGCATCTGATGTTACATCACCTGGCCACTAAGGGTCCGATCGTGGCTGCTGTCAATGCGATTTCGTGGAAGTACTACCTAGGGGGTGTGATCCAGTACCACTGCGAGTCCGGTTACGAGCTGCTGAACCACGCGGTGGCCATCGTGGGCTACGAGCTGAACGCCACTGTTCCGCACTACATCGTAAAGAACTCTTGGGGAGCTCGGTTTGGTGATCATGGCTATGTGAAGATCGCCATCGGGAAAAACCTTTGTGGCATTGCGAATCGTGTGTCGTTCATTGAACTGGCTTGA
- the LOC131259208 gene encoding tryptophan 2,3-dioxygenase translates to MSCPMRSGVVDSVQGGHHLGSEAGMLYGEYLMLDKVLSAQRMLSVEGKKPVHDEHLFIVTHQAYELWFKQIIFELDSIRDLFSTEHIEESRTLEILKRLNRIVMILKLLVDQVPILETMTPLDFMDFRDYLSPASGFQSLQFRLLENKLGVKSEHRVKYNQKYTEVFGSDPGAVERIVTTETEPSLADLVQKWLERTPGLEEDGFNFWGKFQESVETLLTEQEASAETEEHENVREYRLMDIGKRREVYKSIFDAQVHDALVTRGERRFTHKALQGAIMITFYRDEPRFSQPHQLLMLLMDIDSLITKWRYNHVIMVQRMIGSQQLGTGGSSGYQYLRSTLSDRYKVFLDLFNLSTFLIPRSSIPPLTSEMQKALNMAWGSPAHLAAARNGTLH, encoded by the exons ATGAGTTGCCCGATGCGCAGTGGTGTCGt TGACTCCGTTCAGGGGGGGCATCATCTCGGTTCGGAAGCTGGCATGCTGTACGGCGAGTACCTGATGCTGGACAAGGTCCTCAGCGCACAACGGATGCTGTCGGTCGAGGGCAAGAAGCCGGTACACGATGAGCATCTGTTTATTGTGACGCACCAAG CGTACGAGCTTTGGTTCAAGCAGATCATCTTTGAGCTGGACTCGATTCGAGACCTCTTCAGCACCGAACACATCGAAGAGTCGCGCACGTTGGAAATCCTGAAGCGCCTCAACCGCATCGTGATGATCCTGAAG CTCCTGGTGGACCAGGTTCCGATTCTTGAGACAATGACCCCGCTCGACTTCATGGACTTCCGCGATTACCTTTCGCCGGCATCGGGCTTCCAGAGTCTGCAGTTTCGACTGCTGGAGAACAAGCTGGGCGTCAAGTCGGAGCACCGCGTGAAGTACAACCAAAAGTACACGGAAGTGTTCGGCAGTGACCCCGGTGCGGTGGAGCGGATCGTCACCACCGAGACCGAGCCGTCGCTGGCGGATCTGGTGCAGAAGTGGCTAGAGCGGACGCCTGGACTCGAGGAGGATGGCTTCAACTTTTGGGGCAAGTTTCAGGAGAGTGTCGAAACGCTGCTCACCGAACAGGAAGCAAGTGCCGAG ACGGAGGAGCATGAGAACGTGCGCGAATACCGGCTGATGGACATCGGGAAGCGTCGGGAAGTGTACAAGTCAATCTTCGATGCGCAGGTGCATGACGCTCTGGTAACCCGCGGAGAACGCCGGTTTACACACAAAGCCCTACAGGGTGCGATCATGATCACATTCTACCGGGACGAACCTCGCTTCAGCCAGCCGCATCaattgctgatgttgctgatggACATCGACTCGTTGATCACCAAGTGGAGAT ATAACCACGTCATCATGGTGCAGCGGATGATCGGGTCGCAACAGCTCGGAACCGGCGGCTCATCTGGATACCAATACTTGCGCTCAACCCTGAG CGATCGATACAAGGTGTTCCTCGATCTGTTCAACCTGTCCACGTTCCTGATACCTCGCAGCTCCATTCCACCGCTCACGAGCGAAATGCAGAAGGCGTTGAACATGGCCTGGGGTTCGCCAGCGCATCTGGCGGCGGCCCGGAACGGAACCCTGCACTAA
- the LOC131261368 gene encoding odorant receptor 4-like: MSNYVLHEVRYVLMAMCYSTRCLSATIQDSLLDKSIFWCLTFIPLAVLCLPTFAYLVLDTRDLFEFVLVLVPFTEILLTNVKMIVCNVKRVKIINLINQLQVEWDEYKKSELTEVQQLVASTAKKTRIFVIVYTASFFLIVVEYATLPLFKLVYHRVIMNDNSNYTTKLPYEMRLFYSIEGNASFSVTYFFILIAAFVLAFALTGFDSMFSTLCMHITTMFKLLKLEIDQLARDLEAAAPRKQLHAKLRRIILKHKSNLSLIDQLEEEFSFFLMIQFLTSSIVVCVVLYELTTVFGWNEDTIKTMTYLPGAVLQLFLLCWYAQNITDEASAVTDHIYNVPWYLGDIPLQKTVLTLMVKAQKPTGVTASKFYMVTLQSFQRIISTSYSYFTLLQTVNEQ; encoded by the exons ATGTCCAACTACGTCTTGCACGAGGTCCGCTACGTTCTGATGGCGATGTGCTACTCAACCCGGTGCTTGTCGGCCACGATTCAGGACTCACTGTTGGACAAGAGCATTTTCTGGTGTCTTACGTTTATTCCGCTTGCTGTGCTGTGTTTACCTACG TTTGCGTACCTAGTACTGGATACGAGAGATCTTTTCGAGTTCGTTTTGGTGTTGGTACCTTTTACCGAAATTTTGCTAACCAACGTGAAAATGATCGTCTGTAATGTGAAAAGAGTGAAAATTATAAATCTCATCAACCAGTTGCAGGTGGAATGGGACGAAT ACAAAAAGTCGGAGCTTACGGAAGTTCAGCAGTTGGTAGCCTCGACTGCAAAGAAGACGAGGATTTTCGTGATAGTCTACACGGCATCGTTTTTCCTGATCGTGGTGGAGTACGCCACGCTGCCGCTGTTTAAACTGGTTTACCACAGGGTGATTATGAACGACAATTCGAACTACACCACCAAGCTCCCGTACGAAATGAG GTTGTTTTATAGCATCGAGGGCAATGCGAGCTTTAGTGTGACGTACTTCTTCATCCTGATCGCAGCGTTTGTGTTGGCATTTGCGCTGACCGGCTTTGACAGCATGTTCTCCACGCTGTGTATGCACATAACGACCATGTTTAAATTGTTGAAACTTGAAATTGACCAGTTAGCTCGGGATCTGGAGGCCGCAGCACCACGCAAGCAACTGCACGCAAAGCTGAGGCGAATCATATTGAAACATAAAAGCAATCTTTC GCTCATCGATCAACTGGAGGAGGAGTTCAGTTTTTTCCTGATGATCCAATTTCTGACCAGCTCGATCGTAGTGTGCGTTGTGCTCTACGAGCTGACGACG GTTTTCGGCTGGAACGAAGACACGATTAAAACGATGACCTACCTGCCGGGAGCAGTTCTTCAGCTGTTTCTCCTATGCTGGTACGCGCAGAACATTACGGACGAGGCTAGTGCGGTGACCGACCATATCTACAACGTGCCGTGGTACCTCGGCGACATACCGCTGCAGAAGACCGTCCTCACGCTCATGGTGAAGGCGCAGAAACCGACCGGAGTGACGGCATCGAAGTTCTACATGGTGACGCTGCAAAGTTTTCAGCGG aTAATCAGTACATCCTACTCTTATTTTACTCTGCTGCAAACTGTAAACGAGCAGTAA
- the LOC131259212 gene encoding uncharacterized protein LOC131259212 — MAEGTYEYECMRAELLELAKPTREEFEEKMRLRQEAQVEEQLTEELKEVDLQEESIQSTSGKMDELNNILSVTQQKINKFKVACGSLTSLLKLRPSTPSSEPAAASGSDEPTDSGRSINDALDALDTMKEQDAASDAHVAKSAALDLGQKMSAQLGKLDSLLYKADNATYSMKHQTDQMKKIAK, encoded by the exons ATGGCTGAAGGAACGTACGAGTACGAGTGTATGCGGGCGGAACTACTCGAACTGGCCAAGCCCACCCGGGAGGAGTTCGAGGAGAAGATGCGGCTGCGGCAGGAGGCACAAGTCGAGGAGCAGCTCACCGAGGAGCTGAAG GAAGTGGACCTGCAGGAAGAGTCTATCCAGTCCACCTCCGGCAAGATGGACGAGCTGAACAACATTCTCAGCGTGACGCAGCAAAAGATCAACAAGTTTAAGGTGGCGTGCGGGAGTCTCACCAGCCTTCTGAAGCTGCGCCCGTCGACACCGAGCAGCGAACCGGCGGCTGCCAGCGGCTCGGACGAACCGACCGACTCGGGCCGTTCGATTAATGACGCGTTGGATGCACTGGACACTATGAAGGAGCAGGACGCGGCCTCTGATGCGCACGTGGCCAAGTCGGCCGCCCTTGACCTTGGCCAGAAGATGTCGGCTCAGCTGGGAAAGCTGGATTCGCTGCTGTACAAGGCGGACAACGCCACCTACTCCATGAAGCACCAGACGGATCAGATGAAAAAGATTGCCAAGTAA
- the LOC131261378 gene encoding uncharacterized protein LOC131261378 codes for MTPSIKCAVYLMLCSVLVIPPTIQEQTRENEEPSCTQIDFDDETLTSLRKCGYLQEFTAKPYDESTQFDPYRPGANYYLSNKWQGTTCGETVRTYSFNSDTELRMAYNAVFESGATLEVRVYDLDRVDSTGNAILVESWRTSTSTEDWGFFQEKLNKTVIRAQIQIEANMNAGSDMAIEYLTIFNYEVETEECSAIDEFLTTTEIPTTTTESSTTAFPSTTTTTTTTTTTTTTAATTTTTTTATTTITTTTAPTTSTETEEITISTTEVSEELPPTTSEATTSTSETIPSTTISEALTTTTTSIPTTTTLASTTTRTSTSIPITTTTVLTTEFTTTTSSTPSTTTSTTTNAPRDDTSMMPTSSSTVQQTSTADSVDSSNQSTTTPISQTLPSHIFPPVEDLVGSNQWMWMTLAAMFGTLLLLATSAVFYLWYANQHLDRVMMRLLDELCYEKYNEKPPKII; via the exons ATGACTCCCTCGATCAAATGTGCGGTTTATTTGATGCTGTGTAGTGTCTTAGTTATTCCACCTACTATTCAAGAACAAACTCGTGAGAATGAAGAACCATCCTGTACGCAGATAGACTTCGACGATGAAACCTTAACGTCCCTGCGTAAGTGTGGTTACCTGCAGGAGTTCACCGCCAAACCGTACGACGAGTCTACCCAATTTGATCCTTACCGTCCCGGGGCAAACTATTATCTGTCCAACAAATGGCAAGGGACAACCTGTGGGGAAACGGTAAGGACGTACTCCTTCAACAGTGATACCGAGCTGCGGATGGCGTACAATGCAGTGTTCGAAAGTGGGGCTACCCTGGAGGTGCGTGTGTATGATCTGGACCGGGTAGATTCGACCGGAAACGCTATCCTCGTCGAGTCCTGGCGAACGTCAACATCCACGGAGGATTGGGGatttttccaagaaaaactaaacaaaacagtGATTCGGGCCCAG ATCCAAATCGAAGCCAATATGAACGCCGGCAGTGACATGGCGATAGAGTACTTGACCATCTTCAACTATGAAGTGGAAACGGAGGAATGCAGTGCCATTGACGAGTTTCTAACGACTACTGAAATTCCCACTACGACAACTGAGAGTTCGACGACAGCGTTTccgtcaacaacaacaacaacaacaacaacaacaacaacaacaacaacagcagcaactacaacaacaacaacaacagcaacaacaacaataacaactaCGACAGCACCTACAACCTCAACGGAGACGGAAGAGATAACGATTTCTACGACGGAAGTTAGCGAAGAGCTTCCCCCAACGACGTCAGAGGCAACGACGTCAACATCGGAAACGATACCTTCAACAACCATCTCAGAAGCACtgacgacgacaacaacatcaataccaacaacaacaacattagCTTCTACTACGACAAGAACTTCAACATCAATACCaattacaacaacaacagtattAACAACCGAATTTACGACGacaacatcatcaacaccaAGCACTACAACATCCACCACAACCAACGCACCGAGGGACGATACGTCAATGATGCCCACGAGCTCTTCAACTGTCCAACAGACCTCAACAGCCGATTCCGTAGACAGTTCAAACCAAAGTACGACAACGCCAATCTCACAAACACTGCCCAGTCATATTTTCCCACCGGTTGAGGATCTCGTTGGCTCTAACCAATGGATGTGGATGACGCTGGCTGCGATGTTTGGGACACTTCTTCTGCTGGCCACCAGTGCCGTCTTCTACCTGTGGTATGCAAACCAGCATCTTGATCGGGTGATGATGCGTCTGTTGGATGAGTTATGCTACGAGAAGTATAACGAAAAACCTCCGAAGATCATTTAA